The following proteins come from a genomic window of Galactobacillus timonensis:
- a CDS encoding pseudouridine synthase, which yields MRLDKLLSDMGAGTRNALKKDIRNGLVKVNGETVYQAGMIVDEKTAVITYGDQPIHYRQHFYFMMNKPAGTLCISGSPLSVLNLIAEPYKDLFCVGRLDKDTEGLLLITNDGQLAHALLAPRRHVDKVYEVTLRDPVTEEAIKKLEAGIRLNDEEVCAPAKVDVLAPNRVHLTIHEGKYHQVKRMFAMCDNEVVYLKRIQIKNLVLDPNLEAGGYRALSEEEETDLKTVLEGKKEG from the coding sequence ATGCGGCTCGATAAACTGTTGAGCGATATGGGTGCGGGTACCCGGAACGCTCTGAAAAAGGATATCCGCAACGGTCTGGTCAAGGTCAATGGCGAAACCGTTTATCAGGCAGGGATGATCGTCGATGAAAAGACGGCTGTCATTACTTACGGGGACCAGCCGATTCACTATCGCCAGCATTTTTATTTCATGATGAACAAGCCGGCGGGGACGCTGTGCATTTCGGGATCGCCGCTGTCGGTGCTGAATCTGATTGCAGAGCCCTATAAGGATCTTTTCTGCGTCGGCAGGCTGGATAAGGATACGGAAGGTCTTCTGTTGATTACCAATGACGGGCAGCTGGCACACGCACTTCTTGCCCCGAGAAGACATGTGGACAAGGTGTATGAAGTGACGCTGCGGGATCCGGTGACGGAGGAAGCGATCAAAAAACTGGAGGCAGGCATCCGTCTCAATGACGAAGAGGTATGCGCTCCAGCGAAAGTGGATGTTCTGGCGCCGAACAGGGTTCATCTGACGATCCATGAAGGCAAGTATCATCAGGTGAAGCGCATGTTTGCGATGTGTGACAATGAAGTAGTCTATCTGAAGCGGATTCAGATTAAAAATCTGGTTCTGGATCCAAATCTGGAAGCAGGGGGCTATCGGGCCCTGAGTGAAGAAGAGGAAACGGATCTTAAAACAGTACTGGAAGGGAAGAAGGAAGGCTGA
- a CDS encoding polysaccharide biosynthesis C-terminal domain-containing protein, with the protein MSENRNSSIKKSFIAGSLTSSAGVFVSKLIGLFYVIPYTGIATEENMVFYSNAYSLYNSLLQVCSAGLPFAIAALVSKYIDKDDYRTALLVRKLGTGMLSVFGFFMMMVFALLSGPLAKSALGPQATEIDIHRMQTTYRILSMALFLVPLLYSYRGFYQGFKEMKAYADSQVIEQIVRVLFLLAASWVFVYVFHLDRIWAVYMGVLATSIAAIAGILYFVRFDRAHIGAVNRAARNQVQQPVERNSLIKELLAFGIPYVITGVLGNSQALVNAQFFIPTATKFGMKYEDARLMLSIIQLQCDKISSIPQVLSVGFCAGIVPYLTISYERRDWVQLQKNVREALDTVLYIALPVCYCIFALARPIYYIMYGGANLDAGEGALRWEALLALITTISPICNTMLMTLHQRRQSFYYLAIGFAIKCLSFYPLIKYTGYIGAITSSCLCDGAFIFLALSRINSTFKVTYGRTLKRMMKILLCCLCMQGGFSLLRLAGFVVTESSRGMAVLQFAVYGIVGIAIYVWTTSRMKLPQSIFHMPLRTMIRRLLSQLSRHHHAAR; encoded by the coding sequence ATGAGTGAGAACAGAAATTCAAGCATCAAAAAATCATTTATCGCCGGCTCTTTGACGTCATCGGCCGGCGTTTTCGTATCGAAGCTGATCGGTCTGTTTTATGTTATTCCCTATACCGGCATTGCGACAGAAGAGAACATGGTGTTCTATTCCAATGCCTATTCGCTCTATAATTCGCTGCTGCAGGTATGTTCCGCCGGTCTTCCGTTTGCGATTGCGGCTCTTGTTTCAAAGTACATTGACAAGGACGATTACAGGACAGCACTGCTGGTGCGTAAGCTGGGAACCGGAATGCTGTCGGTGTTCGGCTTCTTCATGATGATGGTGTTCGCTCTGCTTTCCGGGCCGCTGGCAAAATCGGCGCTTGGACCGCAGGCGACGGAAATTGATATTCACCGCATGCAGACAACCTACCGGATTCTCTCCATGGCTCTGTTTCTGGTGCCGCTGCTGTACAGCTACCGCGGCTTCTATCAGGGCTTCAAGGAAATGAAGGCCTATGCCGATTCGCAGGTCATTGAGCAGATTGTGCGTGTTTTGTTTCTGCTGGCAGCGAGCTGGGTATTTGTCTATGTGTTTCATCTGGATCGGATCTGGGCTGTGTACATGGGCGTGCTTGCGACTTCAATTGCGGCAATCGCCGGCATTCTATACTTTGTGAGGTTTGATCGGGCTCATATCGGAGCTGTCAACCGTGCGGCAAGAAACCAGGTGCAGCAGCCGGTGGAGCGCAACAGTCTGATCAAGGAACTGCTTGCCTTCGGCATCCCGTATGTCATTACGGGTGTGCTCGGCAATTCGCAGGCTCTTGTCAATGCCCAGTTTTTCATTCCGACGGCAACGAAGTTCGGCATGAAGTATGAGGACGCGCGTCTGATGCTCAGCATCATTCAGCTGCAGTGCGACAAGATTTCATCGATTCCGCAGGTGCTGTCGGTCGGCTTCTGTGCGGGCATTGTGCCGTATCTGACGATTTCCTATGAGCGCAGGGACTGGGTTCAGCTGCAGAAGAATGTGCGGGAAGCGCTTGATACGGTGCTCTACATTGCGCTTCCCGTGTGCTACTGCATCTTTGCGCTTGCCAGGCCGATTTACTACATCATGTATGGCGGAGCCAATCTGGATGCGGGCGAAGGGGCATTGCGCTGGGAGGCTTTGCTGGCTTTGATCACGACGATCTCTCCCATCTGCAACACGATGCTGATGACGCTTCATCAGCGTCGCCAGTCGTTCTACTATCTTGCGATCGGCTTTGCGATCAAGTGCCTCTCGTTCTATCCATTAATCAAATATACGGGCTATATCGGTGCAATCACGAGTTCGTGCCTTTGCGACGGTGCGTTCATTTTCCTTGCGCTGTCACGGATCAATTCAACTTTCAAAGTGACGTATGGCCGTACGTTGAAGCGGATGATGAAGATTCTGCTTTGCTGCCTGTGCATGCAGGGCGGCTTCTCGCTGCTGCGTCTGGCGGGCTTTGTTGTTACGGAAAGCTCCCGTGGAATGGCGGTGCTGCAGTTTGCAGTGTATGGCATTGTCGGGATTGCGATCTATGTATGGACGACGTCGCGGATGAAGCTGCCGCAGTCGATCTTCCATATGCCGTTGCGGACGATGATCCGCCGTCTGCTTTCGCAGCTTTCGAGGCATCATCATGCGGCTCGATAA